One Burkholderia pyrrocinia DNA segment encodes these proteins:
- a CDS encoding Zn-dependent oxidoreductase, whose protein sequence is MLSVVVDRPNSMSVREVPLPAPAAGEVRVKVRYAGICGSDLHIFHGKNPFVSYPRIIGHEFVGTIESVGEGVDAARLGETVAVDPVISCGHCHACTIGRRNVCRHLTVLGVHRDGGFSQYTCVPAGNAYRIPDEIADTCAAIVEPFAVAANATSRTGVLPGDVALIYGAGTVGLTILQVLKRVYGIRAFITDRLDARLQLARKCGAAEDEIINTSVESLPDALQQRGVDGGPTLIFDAVCHPPILEEAVRIAAPAGRIGVLGFSSEPSAIVQAELTKKELTLAASRLNCAMFPQVIDWIGRGLIQPEHIVTHKVGFRDVAQAFEMAERNPAESCKILLDFAGG, encoded by the coding sequence ATGTTGAGCGTCGTTGTCGATCGTCCGAACAGCATGAGCGTGCGCGAGGTGCCGCTGCCCGCGCCCGCCGCCGGCGAAGTGCGCGTGAAGGTGCGCTATGCGGGCATCTGCGGGTCGGACCTGCACATCTTTCACGGCAAGAATCCGTTCGTGTCGTACCCGCGCATCATCGGCCACGAATTCGTCGGCACGATCGAGTCGGTCGGCGAAGGCGTCGACGCCGCGCGGCTCGGCGAGACCGTCGCGGTCGATCCGGTGATCAGTTGCGGGCATTGTCATGCGTGCACGATCGGCCGGCGTAATGTGTGCCGGCACCTGACCGTGCTCGGCGTGCATCGCGACGGCGGCTTCAGCCAGTACACGTGCGTGCCGGCCGGCAATGCGTACCGGATTCCGGACGAGATTGCCGATACGTGCGCGGCGATCGTCGAGCCGTTCGCGGTGGCCGCGAACGCGACGTCGCGCACCGGCGTGCTGCCGGGCGACGTCGCACTGATCTACGGCGCCGGCACCGTCGGGCTGACGATCCTGCAGGTGCTCAAGCGCGTGTACGGCATCCGCGCGTTCATCACCGACCGGCTCGACGCGCGCCTGCAGCTCGCGCGCAAGTGCGGCGCGGCGGAGGACGAGATCATCAACACGAGCGTCGAGTCGCTGCCCGATGCGCTGCAACAGCGCGGCGTCGACGGCGGCCCGACGCTGATCTTCGATGCGGTCTGCCATCCGCCGATTCTCGAGGAGGCCGTGAGGATCGCCGCGCCGGCGGGCCGGATCGGCGTGCTCGGGTTTTCGTCGGAGCCGTCCGCGATCGTGCAGGCAGAGCTGACCAAGAAGGAGCTGACGCTGGCCGCGTCGCGGCTCAACTGCGCGATGTTCCCGCAGGTGATCGACTGGATCGGCCGCGGGCTGATCCAGCCCGAGCACATCGTCACGCACAAGGTGGGCTTTCGCGATGTCGCGCAGGCGTTCGAGATGGCCGAGCGCAATCCCGCGGAAAGCTGCAAGATCCTGCTCGATTTCGCGGGCGGCTGA